In Toxoplasma gondii ME49 chromosome VIII, whole genome shotgun sequence, a single genomic region encodes these proteins:
- a CDS encoding hypothetical protein (encoded by transcript TGME49_272530): MEEEDVDDTCFPSDDHGRVFLRIRDWIENHKRGISSALYVAAGLSLWVLKRSIQDYRVNRIRRVEDVPEALFKHQAKLSGVVASVDISSGVLYFYHVPLLHRILRCFLPIPLLVPVVSSVKRATDSSGDAGSASLTKLTTTAPLASALSSLLPLRLHSVDTVPLRKANEPLVVQGLERGQRAKQVSSSAQEAGCDRERGGNAFEERHGDFYGDNCRSDDPVVHALQTFLEAEILQQQVTVTLVGRDVTPREVERSTGAHERGSGSGGREPTRHEQRGGKVGAWGDKQSTHSGGEERGDEGNVEKKAPWFTCFRFWSRRTRHDDLIPPSPLRVRLQFAKKNIFDLRRYDLEEELLCRGLAVVAYEKLREEENDMTAKAGLSSLLPFRRWRTKKRIKKLEALQTKARELDRGIWATGSEEGDAHGETQNPAGTCAAVPSSLGQERRENRKARHLFVSAPLSFFSNCRRCSFCSSSRALSSSFSSWPSLWSASSWSESSSSPCCVSPDATLPLFLEESPAGRSNRFYLKAGYMLNANQRLRAAAVCQQHVVRAKQPPALPEQQGQQYLVRCTSFPLRPPPLFSPSRSSFLLPRLFSSRPLFCLHRSVVSPFPYFEKSMRSLGKDRFSRGFACSFPFFRGVSQWCATSNK; encoded by the exons atggaagaggaagatgttGACGACACATGTTTCCCTTCTGACGACCACGGCCGTGTCTTTCTACGCATTCGAGATTGGATAGAAAACCACAAGAGGGGGATTTCTTCTGCCCTTTACGTGGCAGCAGGTCTGTCGCTTTGGGTACTGAAACGCAGCATACAGGATTATCGA GTGAATCGAATTCGACGTGTAGAGGACGTGCCTGAAGCGCTTTTCAAACATCAGGCGAAGTTGAGCGGCGTTGTTGCCTCCGTCGACATATCATCAG GGGTTCTCTATTTCTATCATGTTCCCCTTCTTCATCGTATCCTTCGTTGTTTTCTGCCGATTCCCCTTCTCGTTCCAGTGGTTTCTTCTGTCAAGAGAGCCACTGACTCCTCTGGAGATGCGGGCAGCGCTTCACTCACCAAGCTGACAACTACTGCCCCCCTTGCTTCTGcattgtcttctcttctacctctccgtctccacaGCGTTGACACTGTTCCCCTGAGGAAGGCCAACGAGCCACTCGTCGTGCAGGGTCTcgagagaggacaaagagcgaagcaagtctcctcgtctgcccAAGAAGCGGGCtgtgacagagagaggggcgGAAACGCTTTCGAGGAGAGGCATGGAGACTTCTACGGGGATAATTGTAGAAGTGACGACCCTGTTGTGCATGCTCTGCAAACCTTTCTAGAAGCTGAAATCCTCCAACAGCAGGTCACTGTCACCCTTGTCGGCAGAGATGTCACACCGAGAGAAGTGGAACGAAGCACAGGAGCTCATGAAAGAGGAAGTGGAAGCGGTGGAAGGGAACCGACCAGACacgagcagagaggcggaaagGTGGGAGCCTGGGGAGACAAGCAGTCAACGCAcagcggaggagaggagagaggcgacgagggcaatgtcgagaagaaggcaccGTGGTTCACGTGTTTCCGTTTCTGGTCAAGACGCACTCGCCATGACGATTTGATTCCACCGTCGCCTCTTCGAGTCCGTCTGCAATTCGCCAAGAAAAATATCTTCGACCTTCGCCGATATGACCTCGAGGAAGAGTTGCTTTGCAGGGGCCTTGCTGTCGTTGCATACGAAAAGCttagagaagaagaaaacgacatGACGGCCAAAGCAGGCCTCTCTTCACTGTTACCATTCAGGCGGTGGCGCACAAAAAAGCGGATCAAAAAG CTTGAGGCTctgcagacgaaggcgagagaactcGACAGAGGCATATGGGCTACTGGATCTGAAGAGGGCGATGCACACGGTGAAACGCAAAATCCAGCTGGAACATGCGCTGCTGTGCCATCTTCTCTCGGccaggagaggagagaaaataGGAAGGCACGTCACTTATTCGTTTCGGCGCCCTTGTCATTTTTCTCTAACTGTAGACGAtgctctttctgctcttcctctcgtgctctctcttcgtcatTTTCCTCTtggccttctctctggtcTGCTTCGTCGTGGTCAgaatcttcctcttctccttgctGTGTTTCACCCGATGCGACGCTGCCTTTATTCTTGGAAGAGTCTCCAGCAGGCAGGTCGAATCGTTTCTATCTAAAAGCCGGTTACATGCTGAACGCAAATCAACGACTTCGTGCCGCGGCCGTTTGTCAACAGCACGTCGTACGTGCAAAACAGCCTCCCGCTTTACCTGAACAGCAGGGTCAACAGTATCTTGTTCGATGCACTTCGTTCCCTCTGCGGCCACCTCCCCTGTTTTCACCGTCCCGATCTTCTTTCTTACTTCCGCGGTTATTTTCGTCCCGACCAttgttctgtctccatcgtTCCGTCGTATCCCCTTTCCCCTATTTTGAGAAATCTATGAGATCGTTGGGAAAGGACCGATTTTCGCGAGGGTTCGCGTGCTCGTTTCCGTTCTTCCGAGGTGTCTCACAGTGGTGTGCAACAAGCAACAAATAG
- a CDS encoding hypothetical protein (encoded by transcript TGME49_272520), which produces MAYVEEPSSALQRQISDHIPLWQVPFATAGALIDCLSCPRSVTSESNELSIRLRSSPPQHQGVRAWPNKACFTNMPLQQDALPREIIHVPREQVYAQTYAPSLGSSHHRVSVKTMSCLGTPVQTYVPSPVQCVPGAPNVRSQVQPMPYTVRQQDLGNHPTSSPFFSPVQMSSSMVPPMVGSRMTTHSVQACDYFSTDSALSNKKHIGYPLTVSKGVQVGSVQKQEGNAETECTGCRKEDDCDLPSHTELNGHSGSLGEERKEEKRGDVTIEQEAAVSNSEKAEEIKDLVQQEETKDDTDELSGEANERSQKEDSTAAKEQSKVEASLVGSTLSEGNSSVYYRVNGTTQATTGETKGAWPVGYVPPKDPSDYKELRLGNSVYLMGGTFYLSDTGAYLLGLRS; this is translated from the exons ATGGCGTACGTCGAAGAACCTTCATCGGCCCTGCAAAGACAAATATCGGATCACATCCCCTTATGGCAAGTGCCGTTTGCGA CCGCCGGGGCTCTGATCGATTGCCTCTCTTGTCCGAGGTCAGTCACAAGTGAGAGCAATGAACTGAGTATTCGCCTAAGGAGCTCTCCTCCCCAGCACCAAGGTGTACGGGCCTGGCCGAACAAAGCGTGTTTCACAAATATGCCTTTGCAACAGGACGCATTACCTCGGGAGATCATTCACGTTCCGAGGGAACAGGTGTATGCCCAGACTTACGCGCCGTCGTTGGGTTCCTCCCATCATCGTGTAAGTGTGAAGACAATGAGCTGTCTTGGAACTCCCGTACAAACCTACGTTCCGTCGCCCGTTCAGTGTGTTCCCGGAGCTCCGAATGTTCGCAGCCAAGTGCAACCCATGCCATACACTGTCAGGCAACAAGACCTGGGGAATCACCCTACCTCAtccccgttcttctctcccgtgcAGATGAGTTCGTCCATGGTGCCTCCCATGGTGGGATCACGTATGACCACGCATTCCGTTCAAGCTTGTGATTATTTCTCTACGGATTCGGCATTGTCGAATAAGAAACATATTGGTTACCCCTTGACAGTGTCGAAAGGTGTCCAGGTTGGTTCCGTGCAAAAGCAGGAGGGTAACGCTGAGACAGAGTGCACCGGatgcaggaaagaagacgattGTGATCTTCCGTCGCACACGGAATTAAACGGACATAGTGGTTCACTCGGGGAAGAacggaaggaggaaaaacgcggcGACGTCACCATTGAACAGGAAGCTGCTGTCAGCAActcagaaaaagcagaggaaatAAAAGACCTAGTGCAGCAGGAGGAAACCAAAGACGACACAGATGAACTAAGTGGCGAAGCGAATGAAAGGTCGCAGAAGGAAGACTCCACAGCAGCGAAAGAACAATCGAAAGTGGAGGCTTCGTTGGTAGGATCGACATTAAGCGAAGGCAACTCCTCTGTCTACTACCGCGTCAATGGGACTACACAAGCTACAACAG GGGAGACCAAAGGCGCGTGGCCTGTAGGTTACGTACCTCCAAAAGATCCAAGCGACTACAAGGAGCTTCGTCTTGGAAACAGCGTTTATCTTATGGGCGGCACTTTTTATTTAAGTGACACCGGCGCTTACCTCCTCGGCCTCCGAAGCTGA
- a CDS encoding aspartyl protease (encoded by transcript TGME49_272510~Signal peptide predicted by SignalP 2.0 HMM (probability 0.974) with cleavage site probability 0.667 at residue 22), producing MKVWQLTVLASLWGTALHSTAAKIQHSNVSIPLSKIDTIYEKEHVKQLHQLRKMANRMKTIPEFLQLRQHPLSSVSEIPLHDQVIASKKLATYYGEISIGSEPERAFKVLFDTGSCEFWVPDETCLSMQCIGHTKYRRSASFQPRFNQNGKPSLMNVVYLSGTLQGYDGYDTVHLGNGISVPHTNIGFGTLVDIPLLRDLAWDGIVGLGFKNHEISSRGVVPFLDHIVQTKALESKHLGNQFAYYLNADGGSMTFGGADLSKKEYPTEEFSWIPVDPSDSYWTVKVIGVHKEPRSTSSLATVTKQLENGQTAVTQTDGKKSIVDTGTYLIYAPATVMENELSDISVSSCDDKKRLPDLILQFLGNPQHGGDSVVEVRLSPDDYVLEFLEDDGSRECMLGIAMDDAAEEDALDGWTLGQVFLRCYYTVFDRDNLQIGFARAKH from the exons ATGAAAGTCTGGCAGCTTACAGTTCTCGCGTCGCTGTGGGGTACAGCGCTGCACTCAACGGCGGCGAAGATCCAACACAGCAACGTCTCTATACCTTTGTCCAAAATAGACACTATCTATGAGAAAGAGCATGTCAAGCAGCTTCACCAGCTGCGAAAGATGGCTAATCGAATGAAAACGATACCTGAGTTCCTTCAACTTAGGCAGCACCCGCTATCGTCGGTGTCGGAGATTCCGTTACACGACCAAGTTATTGCGTCAAAAAAACTAG CCACTTACTATGGAGAAATAAGTATAGGAAGTGAACCTGAGAGGGCATTCAAAGTTCTGTTCGACACTGGATCGTGCGAGTTCTGGGTGCCAGATGAGACCTG TCTGTCCATGCAGTGCATTGGTCACACGAAGTATAGGAGAAGCGCATCATTTCAGCCGAGGTTTAATCAAAACGGCAAGCCAAGCCTCATGAATGTCGTGTACCTGAGTGGCACACTCCAAGGCTACGACG GCTACGACACGGTGCACCTCGGCAATGGCATTTCTGTACCGCATACGAACATTGGGTTCGGC ACGCTGGTGGACATTCCTCTACTGAGAGATCTTGCCTGG GATGGCATCGTTGGTCTTGGATTCAAGAACCACGAGATCTCCAGTAGGGGAGTAGTTCCGTT CCTTGACCATATCGTCCAAACGAAGGCCCTAGAATCCAAACATCTTGGG AACCAGTTTGCTTACTACCTCAACGCGGACG GCGGTTCCATGACTTTTGGTGGCGCTGACTTGTCAAAGAAAGAATACCCCACGGAGGAATTCAG TTGGATTCCTGTGGACCCTTCAGACAGTTACTGGACAG TTAAAGTTATCGGTGTTCATAAAGAACCCCGATCCACCAGCTCGCTTGCCACTGTGACGAAACAGCTAGAAAACGGGCAAACCGCAGTAACTCAAACGG ATGGGAAAAAGTCGATTGTTGACACCGGCACCTACCTCATATACGCGCCTGCA ACCGTTATGGAGAATGAGCTCAGTGACATCTCAGTTTCTTCCTGCGACGACAAAAAGAGACTTCCTGATTTG ATTCTGCAGTTCCTGGGTAATCCGCAGCATG GAGGTGATTCTGTAGTAGAGGTGCGACTGAGCCCGGACGACTACGTCCTTGAATTCCTTGAAGATGATGGAAGCCGCGAGTGTATGCTTGGCATAGCTATGGATgacgctgcagaagaagat GCACTCGACGGCTGGACACTAGGACAG GTATTCCTCCGCTGTTACTATACAGTTTTCGATAGAGACAACTTGCAAATTGGATTTGCTCGGGCCAAACACTGA